The Vidua macroura isolate BioBank_ID:100142 chromosome 4, ASM2450914v1, whole genome shotgun sequence genome window below encodes:
- the LOC128806332 gene encoding inositol 1,4,5-trisphosphate receptor-interacting protein-like 1, translating to MAAATTFFVALLTILLKQTQDLRTNMITIQQMQQRKKFLQQEMMQLLQEIGWIRSPQEAPLLSGLQLCLFWAAAVAMLVEVCWLAWQMKFRTCTCYEQDTSGSEEEDDEEEKTRKGQRHSVRLFSVPNVMSMQGLSDMCRDVKKMVHDILRVCRVLSKDTFMPEMHPATGKNGIHESWSIFEDRILYQLLVFLQPPSRHSFKLELYSGTHLPERCSNIRVVLECTCLRKMENVPCFVHPSKTNETGQHSPLLQNLCTGSYLDVEEIACWVQNSVQTAWEHLPQWQDWQLTVLPSSHSCRLLLSGPSDMQLCAVLVFAVEQGSPGTFLILQ from the coding sequence ATGGCTGCAGCAACCACGTTCTTTGTGGCTCTGCTGACCATCCTGCTCAAGCAGACACAAGACCTACGGACCAATATGATCACAATCCAGCAGATGCAGCAGCGTAAGAAGtttctgcagcaggagatgatgcagctgctgcaggagattGGGTGGATCAGGTCTCCACAAGAAGCCCCACTCCTCTCTGGGTTGCAGCTCTGTCtcttctgggctgctgcagtaGCCATGCTCGTGGAGGTCTGCTGGCTGGCCTGGCAAATGAAGTTTAGAACTTGTACCTGCTATGAGCAGGACACCTCTGGCAGCGAGGAGGAAGATGATGAAGAGGAGAAAACCCGCAAGGGACAACGCCACAGTGTGAGGTTGTTTTCTGTCCCCAACGTAATGTCAATGCAGGGACTGTCTGACATGTGCAGGGATGTGAAGAAAATGGTGCATGACATCCTCCGTGTCTGCCGAGTGCTTTCCAAGGACACTTTCATGCCGGAGATGCACCCGGCGACCGGGAAGAACGGCATCCATGAATCCTGGAGTATCTTCGAGGACCGAATCTTGTACCAGCTGCTCGTGTTCCTGCAGCCACCCTCCAGGCACTCTTTCAAGCTGGAGCTCTACAGTGGGACACATCTGCCAGAAAGGTGCTCCAACATCCGTGTGGTGCTGGAGTGCACCTGCTTGAGGAAAATGGAGAATGTTCCGTGTTTTGTCCACCCCTCCAAGACCAATGAGACAGGCCAGCACTCACCCCTGCTGCAGAACCTTTGCACAGGCTCCTACTTAGACGTGGAGGAAATCGCCTGCTGGGTGCAGAACTCGGTGCAGACAGCCTGGGAGCATCTGCCCCAGTGGCAGGACTGGCAGCTCACGGTGCTGCCCAGCTCCCACTCCTGCCGGCTGCTGCTGAGCGGCCCCTCCGAcatgcagctctgtgctgtgctggtgtttgccgtggagcagggcagcccaggCACCTTCCTGATCCTTCAGTGA